Sequence from the Qipengyuania gaetbuli genome:
AATTCCCAACATTCCGCCGCTGCAAGGTTGCCTTGATGGCAATCGTTTCACATGGCACTCGTATATGTAATCGCGGAAGCCCGACGAACGGGATCGCGAAAACCGAAAGGGTCCCAGCTTGGCGAAACGCGCTCTGATAACCGGTGTTACCGGTCAGGATGGCGCTTATCTCGCCCGCCTCCTGCTGGCCAAGGGCTACGAGGTGCACGGCGTCAAACGGCGCTCGTCATCCTTCAACACGGGGCGTATCGAGGATATCTACCAGGATCCGCACGCGCCCGATCCCAAGTTGATCCTGCACTACGGCGACATGACCGATGCGACGAACCTCATCCGCATCATGCAGGAAGTCCAGCCGGACGAAATCTACAACCTCGCGGCGCAAAGCCACGTCCTGGTCAGCTTCGAAACGCCGGAATATTCCTCGAACGCGGACGCAATGGGAACGCTGCGTATGCTCGAGGCGATCCGCATTCTGGGGCTCGAGAAAAAGAGCCGATTCTTCCAGGCATCGACCAGCGAACTCTACGGCCTCGCCTCGGAATAACCGCAGGACGAAAGCACACCGTTCCGGCCGCGCAGCCCCTATGCCGTCGCGAAACTATTCGCCTACTGGATCACGGTAAATTACCGCGAAGCCTATGGCATTCATGCATCGAACGGCATTGCGTTCAATCACGAAAGTCCGCTGCGCGGAGAAACCTTCGTCACACGCAAGATCACGCGTGCAGCAGCCGCCATCGCGCTTGGCAAGCAGGACAAGCTGTTCCTCGGGAATTTGAATGCCCGCCGCGACTGGGGTCACGCACGCGAATATGTCGAGGGAATGTGGCGCATGCTGCAGCAGGATACACCGGATGACTATGTCCTGGCGACCGGTGTGACGACCGAGGTTCGCAATTTCGTACGCTGGGCGTTCGAGGATGCGGGCATACCGATCGAATTCGTTGGCGAAGGGCTGGAAGAAAGAGGCGTAAGCATCGCGGATGGCCGGACGCTGGTCGAAATCGATCCGAGGTATTTCCGTCCCACCGAGGTCGATGTCCTCATCGGTGATGCCGGCAAGGCAAGGGAAAAGCTCGGTTGGGAGGCGACTACCACGGTTCGCGAACTGGCACGGGAGATGGTGCAGGCAGACCTCGATCTGATCCGCGCCCCAAAGGGTGGCTGACGGCCATGGCAAGCTCCCGCTTCTCGCTTGAGGGTCGCAGGGTTTTTGTGTCCGGGCATCGCGGGATGGTCGGATCGGCCCTTGTCAGGAGGCTTCAACGCGAAAAGTGTGAAATCCTCACTGCCGACAGGTCGATCGATCTGCGGGTGCAGGCATCGGTCGAAGAATGGTTTGCCGTGAACCGGCCCGAAGCGGTTTTCGTGGCAGCAGCAAAGGTCGGCGGAATTGGCGCCAACCAAAATCAGCCCGGCCAGTTTCTTTACGACAATCTTGCAATCGCAACGAATTCGATCGAGGCAGCGCGCAAGTCCGGGGTCCGCAAGCTGCTATTCCTCGGCTCGTCCTGCATTTATCCGCGGGATGCGGCGCAGCCGATCGTTGAGGAGAGCCTGCTGTCAGGCCCCCTCGAACCGACGAACGAATGGTACGCCATCGCCAAGATCGCTGGCGTCAAGCTTTGCCAGGCCTATCGCAGGGAATACGGATGCGACTTCATTAGCGCCATGCCAACCAACCTTTATGGTCCCGGCGATACCTACGATTTGGCTCAAAGCCACGTAGTTCCCGCCCTGATCATGAAGGCGTTGGCGGCAAAGGCACAGGACGCCGAACGGATGCAAGTCTGGGGATCTGGAAAGGCTCTGCGGGAATTCCTGCATGTCGACGATCTCGCCGATGCCTGCGTATTCCTCATGAATAGCTATTCCTCGGAAGAACCCGTCAACATCGGCTCCGGCGCGGAGATTTCGATCGCCGAGCTGGCAGCCCTGATTGCAGAGATTGCCGGGTTCACCGGGGAATTGGCGTTCGATCATGCGAAGCCGGACGGTACACCGCGCAAACTGCTCGATTGCAGCCGCCTGATCGAACTGGGCTGGCGCCCTTCAATCGCCCTGCGAGAGGGATTGTCTGGAACTATCAAGGATCTGCCGGACCGATCCCGCGCTTGAGCCGCCAAATAGAGAGAATGCCGCTCGTCGACGTGCCAAAAAAAAGCCACCACTCATTCGAGCGGTGGCTTATTTTTTAGCTTCCGGCTGGTGCCGGAGGCAAACGGATTAGCCGTTGCTGTCGCCGTCGTCGTCGGTCGCGACAACGATGCCGGCGATCACAGCTGCTGCTGCGAGCACGGCGATGAGAACGCTGGCACCGCCGATTTCAGCTTCCTTCTTCGAGGCCTTCGAGGCGCGCGAAACCGGAGCTTCAACAGCCTTGGTGGCTGCCGGCATCGAGTCAGCAGCGCGAACCGGTGCGGCAGCGTTTGCCGAACCAGCGACTGCCATCGAGATGGCTGCAGCTGCCATAGCGATTTTCTTCATCAAAACTTCTCCTAGTTATTCTTCTGTCTTTAACACCGTTGAGCCGCCCTACGACTCAGCTTCTCAATAGTCAACCGGTCAGCGGCGGAACGTGCCGTTGGCGTGTGCAGGCGGGAGAGGCCCACACTGAATCGCCGCTGCAGTCTTCTACCGACCTATTCCGCACAAGTGCAAGAAGAGCATATAAAATAAGTAAACGTGCCGATTAACTGTTGCATATTGGTCAGTGCACATACCCTAGCAATGCCTTGCAAACGCAAGACCCGTCGCCATCCGCCACCCTTGACGCACTAGGCAATAGATTGCACAGCGCAACAGAACGCAGCCTGGTGGACGGCCAGGATGTGGGCATTCCCTACAGGCCCGAATGCCGGGCTGCGGAAAAAGTTCCGCTGTTTCAAACGGTAAAATCCCGTGTGGAGAACAATGGCCGGGTCGCGAACCAGACAGAAACTGCAGACCCACGATGCCGAGGGTACGGGCGCGCGCGCGCCCATGATGCTCGCTGCGCTCCTGCTTTTCCTGGCGCTGCTGATCGGCGGCGGCGGACGGCCAGCCTTCATTGCAGAAACGACTGCAATAATTGTGTCATTTATTATAGCCGCTATTTGGCTGGTCGCTGTTCGGGACCGTGATTTGGCGCCCGATAGAGCGATGTCGGTACTCGCAGGGTGCTTCATCGCAGTCCCGGTCCTCCATCTCGTACCGATGCCCCAATTCATCCTCGGCTTGCGGCCGCTGGAAGTGACGATCGCCGGTTCTCTCTCGGTTGTGGGCCAAGGTGATGATTTCAGGGCGATTACAATTGATCGGGGCCGGACAATTGCTGCCTTGCTCTCGATGCTGCCGCCTTTGATCCTTTGGCTCATGTTGCGCACCTTCCCGGTCCGAGATCGTCTGGCTTTTGGCGGAGTAATCCTACTTGCCGTTCTGGCATCCGCGATGCTGGCCGCCGTGCAGGTCGCAAGCGGCGGCGCGTTCGGCCATATCTACAAGACCCATTTCGGCTTCGCTTCCGGCGTGATGGCAAACCGCAACTCCGCAGCTGACTTCTACGTGATCGCGATTTGCATCCTTGTCGTGGGGTATACCCACATCAAGGCGCGGCGCCGGCACGCCAAGATTGCCCTGCCCTTCATCGGCCTCGGCATCCTGCTTGCGGTCGCCACCATCCTGACCGGGTCGCGCAGCGGGACGGTCCTTTTGCTGCTGCCCGCCGGACTCTGCCTGTTCCTCAACCGAGGCAAACTTTCCAACCGACAGCTGCTCTTCATCGCCGGAGGCGCTGCCGCCCTGATCATCGTGGTCCTTCTCCTCGCCTCCCAAATTCCGATGGTCGAGCGGACGCTGGCACGGTTTTCCATTACCGGGGACGGAAGGTATTCTCTCTGGGAAGACGCGCGGTTCGCAATCAGCCAAGCCATGCCGCTCGGGTCAGGCATGGGCACAGGCGACATCATGATGAAGTGGGCCGAAAACCTCGACAGCCTCGACCCGCCCTACCCCAACCGCGTGCACAACGACTATCTGGAATTCGTGCTCGAAGCGGGTGTGCTCGCTGCATTGCTGCTGGCTGTATTGGCGATCTTCCTCGCGGTCAGAACGGTTCGACTGTTGTCGAGCGGAGATCACGATGAGAAAATGGCTGCCATCCTTGCTTCTGCGATAGTCGCTATCATTGCATTGCACTCGGCGGTCGACTATCCGCTGCGCTCGATTACGATATCGATGGTCGCAGCTTTCGCCCTGTCACTCGTTTCCAATTCGCAGCACGCAGGACCGCGCAAGGTTCCGCGTTCGAAAGCTCCTGTATAGAGAGTACTGATGTCCTATTCTCACACCGTTTCGCGTACGGCGCTGTCCCTCGTCGCCCTGACGACGCTGGGCGCCTGCGCGACGACGAATTCGAACCTGCCGCAAGGCGCGGCCGCCTACGACAACTTTCCCGCTGTCGAAGAGCGCTCCGGGGTGGAAGATTACCGCGTCGGCCCCCTCGACGTGCTCAACATCCGCGTGTTCCAGGAACCTGACCTGACCTTCGAGGAAGTGACCGTCGATGCCGGCGGAAGTCTGCAATTCCCGCTGATCGGCGACGTGCCTGCTGCCGGAATGACCGCCAGCGAGCTTTCCGACGAACTCGAAAGGCGCCTGGGCGCGCGCTTCCTGCGCGATCCCCAGGTCGCCGTGTCGGTCGTGCTTGCACGGTCGCAGCAGGTAACGGTCGAAGGGCAGGTCGAGGATCCGGGCGTCTACGATATTGCCGGCCCGACCACGCTCCTCGGCGCGCTCGCCCGAGCGAAGAGCCCGACGCAGGTTGCCGCGCTCGATGAGATTGTCGTGTTCCGCACCGTCAACGGTCAGCGCATGGGCGCCCGTTTCGATCTTCGCCGCATCCGTAACGGTCTAGATCCGGACCCGCAGATCCTGGGCGGAGACGTCGTGGTCGTCGGCTTCGATTCCCTCAAGGGCGCTTTCCGCGATGTCTTGCAGGCTGCACCCTTCTTCAATGTTTTTGCCGTGCTCGCGCGGAACTAGGACCGACCAGTGACCTACGAAAATTCCAACTCTCTCGTACTCGGCGGTCGATCCGAAGACATGCCTCTTCGTGGCACCGGCGCACTCGCCAACTCCGACGAGGATACGGCACTCAACATCGACCTGCGCGACCTGTTCTACATGATCAGGCGGAACCTGTTGCTGATCGTCGGTGCAATCGTCGCCGCGATCTTGCTTGGCATTGCCGTGTCCTTGCTGATGACGCCGAAATACATTGCAACTGCCCAGGTTCAGATCGACCAGTCGGCCGACCGCGTGCTTGGCGAGAATGAGACCGTCCAGCCGGACGTAGCGATCCAGGATGCAGACCGTTTCCTCCAAACGCAGGTCGACGTGCTCAACAGCAGGACGATGGCCTTGCGTGTCGCGCGCTCGCTCAACCTCATCGGCAATGAAGAATTCTTCGCCGAAATGAACAAGAAGCTGCCGGAAAACACCGGCGCGGTGGATTACAACAAGTCGCTGACCGAAGCGACGATCAAGCTGATCCAGGACAATATTTCCATCTCGCTGCCGCGCAATTCGCGTGTCGTGAGCATCTCCTTCGAAAGTCCCTCGAGCGAGCTAGCGGCGCGGATCGCCAATGCCTACGCAGAAAATTACATCGCGTATAACCTGCAGCGGAAGTACAACAGCTCGGAATATGCTCGCGAATTCTTGTCCGACCAGCTTGCGGAGGCAAAGACCCGGCTGGAAGCCAGCGAAGAGGCACTCAATGCCTACGCCCGCTCGGCCGGGCTCATTATTACGGACTCTCCCGCAGGCGACGGAAATGGCGAGGCCGGCCGCAGCCAGTCGCTCAACTCGTCCAGCCTGGTGCTGACGAACAGCGCGCTGGTTGACGCTGCTACCGATCGAGCCGAGGCTGAAGCGCGCTGGCAGGCGGTTCGCAACGTCGCGCCGCTCAGCATTCCCGAGGTACTGTCCAACAACGCCGTTCAGGAACTGCTGAAAGATCGTGCAGCTGCCGAGGCAGCATTGCGCCAGGAACGCAGCCGCCACCTCGACGAGCACCCCAATGTCCTCATGATGCGCGAACAGGTCGCCGAACTCGACCAGCAGGTCGATGCACTAGCGTCCCAGATCAAGCGTTCGATCTACTTGCAATACCAGTCCGCCCAGCGCCGCGAGAACGAGATCGAAGGCCAGGTAAACCAGTTCCGCAATGTCAACGAGCGCGAGCAGGATCTTGGTGTGCAGTACGGCATTCTTGCTCGCGAGACCGAGACGAACCGCGTTCTTTATGAAGGGCTGCTCCAGCGCTACAAGGACATCAGCGCCGCTGCCGGTATCGCGACGAATAATGTCTCGATGGTCGATGAGGCTACAGCACCGGTCATCCCGTCGTCTCCCAATCTGATAATCAACCTTGCCTTGGCACTGGTTGGCGGCCTTCTTCTCGCGGGTGGTCTCGTTCTGCTTCGAGAGCAGCTAGACGATACGATCCGGGTGTCGGAAGACCTCGAATTCAAGCTCGGCCTTTCGCCGCTCGGCGTCGTCCCCGTCTACGATGGCGACGAGACGATCGAGGAAGCCTTGGAGGACACCAAGTCCCATGTGGCGGAAGCGTTCAATTCGATCCGCACCGCACTGCTTTACTCGACCAGTCACGGCCTGCCGGACTGCCTTTCGGTCACCAGCTCCGAGGCTGGCGAAGGCAAGACCACCTGCAGCTACGCACTGGCCAAGGCGTTCGGCCGGCTTGGAAAATCGGTGGTGCTTGTCGGCGCCGACATCCGTCGTCCTTCGATCCACAAGTTGATGGGGGTGGAAAACCACCAAGGTCTTACCGACCTGCTCGTCTCAGAGCGGCCTCCGCATGATTTCGTGGTGAAGACGGCACACGAGAACGTCTCGCTGCTTCCCGCCGGCCCGACGCCTCCGAACCCGACCGATCTACTCGGCGGTACGCGGATCAGGGAAGTCATCGCTCAGTTGAGGGAAGAATTCGATCTCGTGCTGATCGACGGCCCGCCCGTTCTCGGCCTCGCCGATGCGCTGATCCTCGGCCAGATTGCAGACGGCGTGCTGTTCGTGGTCGAATCCAACCGCGGTTCGCGCGGTCGCACCAAGTCGGCCCTGCGCCGTCTTCGCCAGGCCAACGCCAATATGCTTGGCGGCATCCTGACCAAGGTAGATTCCCGCCGCCTCGGCTCCAGCTACGGCTATTATTACGAGCAGGACTATTACAACTACGAGGCCGAGAAGCCGGCCGCTCGTTCGGGTAGCCTGAGGAGCAAACTCGGCCTGTGATCGTCACGCGCGTCTTTCTTCTGGGAGCCCTCGTGCTGGCAAGCGGTGCCGCAGTCGCCAGCTTCGACGAGCGAGCGGCAGCATTCGGCATGTCCGTCCTCCCCGAAGAATACGCGATCGGCTCCAAGCGGCTGCAAGTCGCAGCCATTGCTCACGCAGAAGATGGGAATATCGAGGATGCGAAGGCATCCGCACGGCGTGCGATCGTCCGCAGCCCGCTGGATCAGGGCCCGCTCTCAACCCTGGGTGCGATCCAGTTCGACAATGGCGAAGCTGAAGCGGCGCAGAAAAGCTTCCGCGCAGCCGGCGCACTCGGCTGGCGCGATCTGGCAACCCAGGCCTACATCGTAGAACAGGCCACACAAGCCCGTGATGCAGTTGTCCTTGCGCAGAGGATCGATGCGATATTGAGGCTTGGCACCCCATACGAACGCGTGGCCAACTTGGTGCTCACAGCCGAAAGCTACGATTCCGAATACGCCGCGATGCCGTCCCGCCTCGCATCGTCTCCTCCATGGCTGAGCAACTACATCGTCGATGCCGGGGGGCTTTCCGGCCCTGCCCTCGAACGACGGGTAAAGATGCTCCGCGCCGGGAGGGATCAGGGCATGCCCCTCAATTGCCGCCCGGTCGGCTGGGCGAGCCAGAAGATGATAGAGAGCGGCAACATGGCCAGGGCTATCGACACCTGGCAGCAACTGGGATGCGGCGAAATATCGCCGAGTAACCTTGGCCGGATTGCAGGCGGGTTCGAAGAGCAGGTGCGCGGTCAGGAAACAACTACACTCCTGCAATGGAACCTCGAACAGAGTGGTGACATTCAGGCCGCTATCGAAACTGCCCCACACCAGATGGGTGGCAAAGCCTTGCACGTGATCGACAATGCCCCGGGAGAAAAGCTTGCCGCCATGCGGGCCATCCGTTTGGGTTCGGGCCGTCATATATTGCAGTGGCAGGATCATTCACCGGCCCAGGGGAGCGATTATGCCGTCGAGGTCGACTGTGTGCACAGCGGTCGCAAGCTGTCGCAACGGAGCATGTTCGAGGCCGACTCCGGCTCCGAGACAGGCAAGCGTGAACTTACCTTCGAGGTCGACGGCGAAGCCTGCGATGGTCAGCGCATCCGGATCTTCTCGATCGGATCCGGCCAGAGGGCCGATTTCTGGCTCGATGCCTTCATTGTGCGCACTGCCCGCCGGACCCGGTAGCTCGAAACTATGTTGGGACATTTTCGAAGCTTGGCGAGATATCCTCTCGCTCGAAGGGTAATATCGAGCTTGCTGGCAAACGGCGTGCGGGTTGTCCTGCAGGCCGGCACAGGCCTCATTCTCGCACGCCTGCTTGGCGCTTCAGATCTCGGCACCTACGCCTGGGCGATGGCCATCAGCGCATTGATGGTCGTGCCTGCACAGTTTGGCACCTCCACCCTGCTGATCAAGGAGAGCGCTGCAGCGGTAGCCGAAGGGGATCAGTCAAAGCTGAAGGCGCTGTGGCTGTGGACATTGAAGACCACCGCGGTGGCGTCCGTTGTTTCGATTGCCCTTCTGTTGGGGGCGATATTCGCCTTTCAGGAGCATATTTCGACGCTCGATTGGCGGGTTTTCCTGCTTGCTGTCGCCGTCATTCCCTTCGCCGTCCTGATAAACCTTGGCGAAGCGGCCTTGCAGGGCACGGGCAACACTTCGGCCGGTTTGATGGCCGGATATTATGTCCGGCCGCTGCTGTTTATCGGCTTGCTCTTATCTATCTGGGCGTCGGTTTGGGCAGTCGATCCGGTTAATGCAATGCTGGCCCAACTGGTTGCACATGCCCTCGCAGCGGTCACCGTCGTGATCCAGATGCGCCGGATACACGGCGAAACCCTTTCAGCGACCCCGTCTCCCGCTTCCGTTTCTACGGGATGGCGGGGCACGGCCATGTCGTTCCTGCTCATACACGGGCAATGGGTCGTTCTCGCCCAGATGGACATCCTCATCCTCGGCGCCATGTCTTCGGCAGAGCAAGTCGGGCTTTACCGCGTCGCCTCTCTCGCCGCCGGCTTCGTGGTCATCGGAACCCTCGCAATGAGGGGGGTCTTCAACGAGCGCCTCTCCAATGCCTGGACCACCGGTGATACGCAGTTGTTCAAGGATCGTGCAGCCCTCGGTTGCATGATGGCCAGCGCGGTAGGACTGCCGATTGCGGCTGTTTTCGTCTTTTTCGGAGCGGAATTTCTGGGGTTCGCGTTCGGTGCCGAGTTCGAGACTGCAGACACGGTGCTTTTGATACTGACCTTGGGCCAGGTCGCGCTCCTTCTCCGCGGAAGCGCAGATGCCGCATTGGCAATGACCGGTCACGAGCGCGCAATCGGTCGCATGACGACCATATCGGTTATCGTGAACCTCGTGCTCAATCTGGCCCTTATCCCGATCTTCGGCGCAACCGGTGCAGCTGCAGCGACGGCAATCGCCCTCTCGGTCCAGTCCGTCCAGATGTGGTGGTTGGCGCGCCGCACGCTGAAGGTCGACATGGGCTTCCTCGCGTCAATCCTGCCGACCGCCCGGATGGTTCGTCGGAAACTGGGGTTGTCCTGATGAGCGCGCCGAAGCCACGCCTCGTCTGTTTCGCGCGGGACCAGTACCCGCTTAACCGAGCCGATGTCGCGATCCTGTTCGGTTTGCATCTTTCTGCAGACCTCGACGTCACCTGGTGCGTCAGGGGAACTGCCGCGGATCAGGGAGTTCATGCGGAGAAGGTCGGAGTTGTGCGCGTTGCGGGCTCCGTACTTGCGCAGATAGGCATGCACTGCCGAGCCTCCTTCGAAATCCTTGCGCGCAGATACGACGTGGTCCAGTGCCGCGATCTGATCATCATTTCCGCCTGGTACGCCCTGATAAGCCGGCTGGCCGGCAAGCCGTTCGTCTATTGGATGTCGTTCCCGATCGACATCGGATACCGGAACCTGGCCCAGCGCTACGGTCGCTTCAGCCCTTCCCGTCTCGCACGGGCGACCCTCGCAAACATTGGATCCTTCCTTCTCAACCGGTGGACTTTGCCCTCGGCCTCCATGATTTTTGCTCAGAGCAATCTGATGGTCGAGAAACTCGCAGGACGCGGCCTCGATACCGATCGTCTTGTGGCCGTCCCGATGGGGTTCGAGCCGACCTTGTTTTGCGCCGAGGGAAGCTCGGCACACTTGGACAGTATAGCGGAAGGCACCCGGGTCGTTCTCTATGTCGGAACCCTCGACACCGAACGGAACCTGGCAGTCGCATTTGAGGGCGTCGCGAGTGTGCTGGCCCGATTGCCGGATGTCGTATTCGTGGTTGCGGGACCAGCCACGGATGCACAGCGCGTAGAAATACTTGAAATCTTTTCTCGCCAGCACGCAGACGAGCGGGTGCATTTCCTCGGTGCGGTCCCGCTGCAGGAACTGCCTGCCGTGATAAGGAGGGCGACAGTCTGCCTGTCTGCTGTGCCCAACACCGAGATGTTCGATGTATCGACGCCCAC
This genomic interval carries:
- a CDS encoding GDP-L-fucose synthase family protein, whose protein sequence is MASSRFSLEGRRVFVSGHRGMVGSALVRRLQREKCEILTADRSIDLRVQASVEEWFAVNRPEAVFVAAAKVGGIGANQNQPGQFLYDNLAIATNSIEAARKSGVRKLLFLGSSCIYPRDAAQPIVEESLLSGPLEPTNEWYAIAKIAGVKLCQAYRREYGCDFISAMPTNLYGPGDTYDLAQSHVVPALIMKALAAKAQDAERMQVWGSGKALREFLHVDDLADACVFLMNSYSSEEPVNIGSGAEISIAELAALIAEIAGFTGELAFDHAKPDGTPRKLLDCSRLIELGWRPSIALREGLSGTIKDLPDRSRA
- a CDS encoding O-antigen ligase family protein — its product is MMLAALLLFLALLIGGGGRPAFIAETTAIIVSFIIAAIWLVAVRDRDLAPDRAMSVLAGCFIAVPVLHLVPMPQFILGLRPLEVTIAGSLSVVGQGDDFRAITIDRGRTIAALLSMLPPLILWLMLRTFPVRDRLAFGGVILLAVLASAMLAAVQVASGGAFGHIYKTHFGFASGVMANRNSAADFYVIAICILVVGYTHIKARRRHAKIALPFIGLGILLAVATILTGSRSGTVLLLLPAGLCLFLNRGKLSNRQLLFIAGGAAALIIVVLLLASQIPMVERTLARFSITGDGRYSLWEDARFAISQAMPLGSGMGTGDIMMKWAENLDSLDPPYPNRVHNDYLEFVLEAGVLAALLLAVLAIFLAVRTVRLLSSGDHDEKMAAILASAIVAIIALHSAVDYPLRSITISMVAAFALSLVSNSQHAGPRKVPRSKAPV
- a CDS encoding polysaccharide biosynthesis/export family protein, which codes for MSYSHTVSRTALSLVALTTLGACATTNSNLPQGAAAYDNFPAVEERSGVEDYRVGPLDVLNIRVFQEPDLTFEEVTVDAGGSLQFPLIGDVPAAGMTASELSDELERRLGARFLRDPQVAVSVVLARSQQVTVEGQVEDPGVYDIAGPTTLLGALARAKSPTQVAALDEIVVFRTVNGQRMGARFDLRRIRNGLDPDPQILGGDVVVVGFDSLKGAFRDVLQAAPFFNVFAVLARN
- a CDS encoding GumC family protein, which gives rise to MTYENSNSLVLGGRSEDMPLRGTGALANSDEDTALNIDLRDLFYMIRRNLLLIVGAIVAAILLGIAVSLLMTPKYIATAQVQIDQSADRVLGENETVQPDVAIQDADRFLQTQVDVLNSRTMALRVARSLNLIGNEEFFAEMNKKLPENTGAVDYNKSLTEATIKLIQDNISISLPRNSRVVSISFESPSSELAARIANAYAENYIAYNLQRKYNSSEYAREFLSDQLAEAKTRLEASEEALNAYARSAGLIITDSPAGDGNGEAGRSQSLNSSSLVLTNSALVDAATDRAEAEARWQAVRNVAPLSIPEVLSNNAVQELLKDRAAAEAALRQERSRHLDEHPNVLMMREQVAELDQQVDALASQIKRSIYLQYQSAQRRENEIEGQVNQFRNVNEREQDLGVQYGILARETETNRVLYEGLLQRYKDISAAAGIATNNVSMVDEATAPVIPSSPNLIINLALALVGGLLLAGGLVLLREQLDDTIRVSEDLEFKLGLSPLGVVPVYDGDETIEEALEDTKSHVAEAFNSIRTALLYSTSHGLPDCLSVTSSEAGEGKTTCSYALAKAFGRLGKSVVLVGADIRRPSIHKLMGVENHQGLTDLLVSERPPHDFVVKTAHENVSLLPAGPTPPNPTDLLGGTRIREVIAQLREEFDLVLIDGPPVLGLADALILGQIADGVLFVVESNRGSRGRTKSALRRLRQANANMLGGILTKVDSRRLGSSYGYYYEQDYYNYEAEKPAARSGSLRSKLGL
- a CDS encoding polysaccharide biosynthesis C-terminal domain-containing protein, encoding MLGHFRSLARYPLARRVISSLLANGVRVVLQAGTGLILARLLGASDLGTYAWAMAISALMVVPAQFGTSTLLIKESAAAVAEGDQSKLKALWLWTLKTTAVASVVSIALLLGAIFAFQEHISTLDWRVFLLAVAVIPFAVLINLGEAALQGTGNTSAGLMAGYYVRPLLFIGLLLSIWASVWAVDPVNAMLAQLVAHALAAVTVVIQMRRIHGETLSATPSPASVSTGWRGTAMSFLLIHGQWVVLAQMDILILGAMSSAEQVGLYRVASLAAGFVVIGTLAMRGVFNERLSNAWTTGDTQLFKDRAALGCMMASAVGLPIAAVFVFFGAEFLGFAFGAEFETADTVLLILTLGQVALLLRGSADAALAMTGHERAIGRMTTISVIVNLVLNLALIPIFGATGAAAATAIALSVQSVQMWWLARRTLKVDMGFLASILPTARMVRRKLGLS
- a CDS encoding glycosyltransferase; this translates as MSAPKPRLVCFARDQYPLNRADVAILFGLHLSADLDVTWCVRGTAADQGVHAEKVGVVRVAGSVLAQIGMHCRASFEILARRYDVVQCRDLIIISAWYALISRLAGKPFVYWMSFPIDIGYRNLAQRYGRFSPSRLARATLANIGSFLLNRWTLPSASMIFAQSNLMVEKLAGRGLDTDRLVAVPMGFEPTLFCAEGSSAHLDSIAEGTRVVLYVGTLDTERNLAVAFEGVASVLARLPDVVFVVAGPATDAQRVEILEIFSRQHADERVHFLGAVPLQELPAVIRRATVCLSAVPNTEMFDVSTPTKLVEYVACGRRAVVNHLPDHDLVAFMTGYCEVVEFTPEGFQSGVERALSLGPVPTGTLENARSWLVENRAYPALAERCRIAYGRLFS